The following coding sequences lie in one Vibrio casei genomic window:
- the coaE gene encoding dephospho-CoA kinase (Dephospho-CoA kinase (CoaE) performs the final step in coenzyme A biosynthesis.): protein MIVGLTGGIGSGKTTIANLFEQEFSIDIVDADIVAREVVEPGTPGLLAIHSHFGNDILTPQGTLNRTKLRECIFSKPEEKQWINDLLHPLIRQRIDLLLSQTTSPYALLVVPLLIENGWHKTIDRLLVIDVSPETQVKRTCQRDQVSEKQVRAILTAQASREERLALADDVINNDSALNQQRKQQLLSQITELHKKYLALTQPFL from the coding sequence ATGATTGTTGGCTTAACAGGCGGAATAGGCAGTGGAAAAACCACCATTGCGAATTTATTTGAGCAAGAATTTTCAATTGATATTGTTGATGCAGATATTGTAGCTAGAGAAGTTGTTGAACCTGGCACTCCGGGTTTACTTGCCATTCACTCCCATTTTGGTAACGATATTTTAACCCCACAAGGTACATTGAATCGCACAAAATTAAGAGAATGTATTTTCAGTAAACCTGAAGAAAAGCAATGGATAAATGATCTATTGCACCCACTGATCCGTCAACGTATTGATCTTCTGCTTTCACAAACCACCTCTCCTTATGCATTGCTAGTCGTTCCATTGTTAATTGAAAATGGCTGGCATAAAACGATCGATCGTTTATTGGTTATTGATGTATCGCCTGAAACTCAAGTAAAAAGAACTTGTCAACGAGACCAAGTATCCGAAAAACAAGTTCGTGCTATTTTAACCGCACAAGCATCGCGAGAGGAGCGTTTAGCGCTCGCCGATGATGTCATCAATAACGATTCCGCATTAAATCAACAAAGAAAGCAGCAACTTTTATCTCAAATTACAGAATTACACAAAAAGTACCTAGCATTAACTCAACCGTTTCTGTGA
- the zapD gene encoding cell division protein ZapD, which translates to MIMLKFEHPLTEKVRIYLRVESLMRQLHKSAGFEAPLDYQLFFRSLFDLMDLFEQIHIKSELTKDLEKQKLTFKSWANVPGVDQAILDNVLNDIDDNFRNLMSAERFGQSLKEERFLSAIRQRFNLPGGTCCFDLPALHYWLHLPLEKRLYDAKIWTNTLEPLHNALALLLKLIREIGLYKPQVARNGFFQSDAEEANILRLDIPLDLGIYPMISGHKNRFAIKFMSFETGMAYSQDIEFKLAIC; encoded by the coding sequence ATAATTATGCTGAAGTTCGAACATCCATTAACAGAGAAAGTACGAATTTATCTTAGAGTTGAATCGCTCATGAGGCAATTGCATAAATCTGCTGGCTTTGAAGCGCCACTCGATTATCAACTGTTCTTTCGATCACTGTTTGACTTAATGGATTTGTTTGAACAAATCCACATTAAATCAGAGCTCACAAAAGATCTCGAAAAGCAGAAGTTAACGTTTAAAAGCTGGGCAAACGTACCGGGTGTAGACCAAGCAATTCTCGATAATGTGCTCAACGATATTGATGACAATTTCCGAAACCTGATGTCGGCAGAACGCTTTGGGCAATCATTAAAAGAAGAGCGATTTCTTAGTGCCATCCGACAACGCTTTAATTTACCAGGGGGGACGTGTTGTTTTGATTTACCAGCGTTGCATTACTGGCTTCATTTACCTTTAGAAAAACGTTTGTATGATGCAAAAATATGGACCAATACTCTAGAGCCTCTGCACAATGCTTTAGCCCTATTACTTAAGCTTATCCGTGAGATTGGACTTTATAAACCGCAAGTGGCCCGTAATGGTTTTTTTCAAAGTGATGCCGAAGAAGCGAACATATTACGCTTAGATATCCCCTTAGACTTAGGGATTTACCCTATGATTTCAGGCCATAAAAACCGCTTTGCGATTAAATTTATGAGCTTTGAAACGGGAATGGCTTATAGTCAAGATATCGAATTTAAACTCGCGATCTGTTAA
- the secA gene encoding preprotein translocase subunit SecA: MLTKLLTSVIGSRNDRTLRQLRKIVNQINSFEPEYESLSDEQLQHKTIEFRERYESGETLDKLLPEAFATVREASKRIYGMRHFDVQLIGGMVLNAGKIAEMRTGEGKTLTATLSAYLNALAGKGVHIITVNDYLAKRDAETNRELFEFLGMTVGINVPNMIPVEKKAAYQCDILYGTNNEFGFDYLRDNMAFRPEDRVQRERFFAVIDEVDSILIDEARTPLIISGPAEDSSDLYTRINTLIPHLERQEEEDTEEYRGDKHYTVDEKAKQVHMTETGQEFVEELLIKNGLMEEGDTLYSPANISLLHHVSAALRAHVLFEKDVDYIVKDGEIIIVDEHTGRTMPGRRWSEGLHQAVEAKEGVQIQNENQTLASITFQNYFRLYEKLSGMTGTADTEAFEFQSIYGLDTVVIPTNRPMIRDDMPDVVYRTEADKFTAIIEDIKDRVAKGQPILVGTVSIEKSELLSNALKAAKIKHNVLNAKFHEQEAEIVAQAGTPGAVTIATNMAGRGTDIKLGGSWENEVEKLAESQGSQPTEEQVAQIKAQWQKVHDAVLASGGLHIIGTERHESRRIDNQLRGRSGRQGDAGSSRFYLSMEDSLLRIFTSERMAGLIQSGMEEGEAIESRMLSRSIEKAQRKVEGRNFDVRKQLLDYDDVANDQRKVVYELRDELMSAEDISEMLEQNRSDVLTSVFHQYIPQQSLDDMWDVKGLEERLQADFDLPLTIQSWLDADDKLYEEVLLERVISEANTLYKEKEEAVGSEVLRNFERQVMLQTLDTLWKEHLAAMDHLRQGIHLRGYAQKDPKQEFKRESFELFGELLDSLKFDVISTLSRVRVQKQEEVERMEEQRRVQAEEASRRQLFQHESAEGIDSETAEAGAHQPSVRDERKVGRNEPCPCGSGKKYKQCHGKI; the protein is encoded by the coding sequence ATGTTAACTAAGTTACTGACCAGTGTCATTGGCAGCCGTAATGATCGTACATTACGCCAGCTAAGAAAAATCGTAAATCAAATTAATAGTTTTGAGCCTGAATATGAGTCACTCAGTGATGAGCAACTTCAGCATAAAACCATAGAATTCCGTGAACGCTATGAGAGCGGTGAAACATTAGATAAGTTGTTACCTGAAGCATTTGCTACGGTACGTGAAGCATCAAAGCGTATCTATGGTATGCGTCACTTTGATGTGCAGCTTATTGGCGGTATGGTTCTAAATGCCGGAAAAATTGCAGAAATGCGAACTGGTGAAGGTAAGACATTAACGGCAACCTTATCGGCTTACTTGAATGCATTGGCGGGTAAAGGTGTCCATATTATTACTGTCAATGACTACCTAGCCAAGCGAGATGCGGAGACGAACCGAGAATTGTTTGAATTTTTAGGGATGACTGTTGGCATTAATGTGCCGAATATGATTCCTGTGGAGAAAAAAGCGGCTTACCAATGTGATATTTTGTATGGCACAAACAATGAATTTGGTTTTGACTATTTGCGTGACAATATGGCATTTCGTCCAGAAGATCGCGTGCAACGTGAACGCTTTTTCGCAGTTATCGATGAAGTTGACTCCATCTTAATTGATGAAGCTCGTACTCCTCTTATTATTTCAGGCCCAGCAGAAGACAGTTCAGATTTATACACCCGTATTAACACTCTTATTCCTCACCTTGAACGTCAAGAAGAGGAAGATACGGAAGAATATCGTGGTGATAAACATTACACCGTTGATGAAAAGGCCAAACAAGTACATATGACGGAAACCGGTCAGGAGTTCGTTGAAGAGTTATTAATCAAAAATGGCCTAATGGAGGAAGGGGATACCTTATACTCACCTGCCAATATTAGTCTTTTACATCATGTGAGTGCCGCATTACGTGCACATGTATTGTTTGAAAAAGATGTTGATTACATCGTGAAAGATGGCGAAATTATCATTGTTGACGAACATACGGGACGTACTATGCCTGGTCGTCGTTGGTCTGAAGGATTACACCAAGCTGTTGAAGCAAAAGAAGGTGTTCAAATTCAAAATGAAAACCAAACCCTTGCCTCTATTACTTTCCAGAATTACTTCCGTCTATATGAAAAACTATCGGGAATGACAGGGACAGCAGACACAGAAGCTTTCGAATTCCAATCTATTTATGGCCTCGATACGGTCGTTATTCCAACGAACCGACCAATGATTCGTGATGATATGCCCGATGTGGTTTATCGTACTGAAGCGGATAAGTTTACAGCCATTATTGAAGATATTAAAGATCGAGTGGCTAAAGGGCAGCCGATTCTGGTTGGTACTGTATCGATTGAAAAGTCAGAATTGCTTTCTAATGCATTAAAAGCGGCAAAAATTAAACATAATGTTTTGAATGCTAAGTTCCATGAACAAGAAGCTGAAATTGTTGCTCAAGCAGGTACACCTGGCGCGGTAACGATTGCAACCAACATGGCCGGTCGTGGTACTGATATTAAGCTCGGTGGAAGCTGGGAAAATGAAGTTGAAAAACTTGCTGAATCTCAAGGTTCTCAACCAACCGAAGAGCAAGTAGCCCAGATTAAAGCTCAATGGCAAAAGGTGCATGATGCTGTACTTGCGTCAGGTGGCTTACATATCATAGGTACAGAACGTCATGAATCTCGTCGTATCGATAACCAGTTACGTGGTCGTTCTGGTCGTCAAGGTGATGCTGGTTCATCCCGTTTCTATTTATCGATGGAAGATTCTCTTTTACGAATTTTCACTTCCGAGCGTATGGCTGGCTTAATCCAAAGCGGTATGGAAGAAGGGGAAGCGATTGAAAGTCGCATGCTTTCACGCTCCATTGAAAAGGCACAACGTAAAGTTGAAGGGCGTAACTTTGATGTTCGTAAGCAGCTACTCGATTATGATGATGTGGCCAATGATCAACGTAAAGTGGTTTATGAGCTTCGTGATGAATTGATGAGCGCTGAAGACATCAGTGAAATGCTAGAACAAAACCGGTCGGATGTATTAACGTCTGTTTTTCATCAGTATATACCGCAGCAGTCACTTGATGATATGTGGGATGTAAAAGGCCTTGAAGAGCGTTTACAAGCTGATTTTGATTTACCGCTTACGATTCAATCATGGTTAGATGCAGATGATAAATTGTATGAAGAAGTTCTTTTAGAGCGTGTTATTTCTGAAGCGAATACTCTTTATAAAGAGAAAGAAGAAGCGGTTGGCTCTGAAGTGTTACGCAACTTTGAACGTCAAGTGATGCTTCAAACTTTGGATACGTTATGGAAAGAACACCTTGCAGCGATGGATCATCTTCGTCAAGGTATTCATTTACGTGGCTATGCACAAAAAGACCCTAAACAAGAATTTAAACGTGAATCGTTTGAATTGTTTGGTGAGCTATTAGATAGTTTGAAGTTTGATGTTATTTCTACGCTCAGTCGTGTTCGTGTTCAAAAGCAAGAAGAAGTTGAGCGTATGGAAGAACAGCGTCGAGTTCAAGCAGAAGAAGCCTCTCGTCGTCAGCTGTTTCAACATGAGTCAGCCGAAGGTATCGATAGTGAGACTGCTGAAGCAGGTGCACATCAGCCTTCAGTGCGTGATGAACGTAAAGTGGGTCGTAATGAACCTTGCCCTTGTGGTTCAGGTAAAAAATATAAACAATGTCACGGTAAAATTTAG
- the yacG gene encoding DNA gyrase inhibitor YacG, translated as MTTLAPKKTTIVKCPTCKTDVIWGEVSPYRPFCSKQCQMIDFGEWADEEKAIPGAPDMSDSDGWSEG; from the coding sequence ATGACCACACTCGCGCCTAAAAAAACCACTATAGTAAAGTGTCCAACGTGTAAAACCGATGTTATTTGGGGAGAAGTCAGCCCTTATCGCCCCTTTTGCAGTAAGCAATGTCAAATGATTGATTTTGGTGAATGGGCCGATGAAGAAAAAGCTATCCCAGGTGCGCCCGATATGTCGGATTCTGATGGTTGGTCTGAAGGATAA
- the murC gene encoding UDP-N-acetylmuramate--L-alanine ligase has product MLTKQNPNLSELRSIVPEMRRVKSIHFVGIGGAGMSGIAEVLLNEGYEISGSDMADNVVTERLRSKGATIYFGHQASNIEKASVVVVSTAISSENAELIAAKKLRIPVVRRAEMLAELMRFRHGIAVAGTHGKTTTTALVTQIYFEAGLDPTFVNGGLVKSAGTNARLGSSRYLIAEADESDASFLHLQPMVSIVTNIEADHMDTYGGDFEILKQTFIEFLHNLPFYGQAIVCIDDPVVRELIPRISRQVITYGFSEDADVRIVNYHQTGQQGNFTVMRQGRADLDITLNIPGKHNALNASAAIAVATEDDIADQAIIRALVSTQGTGRRFDHLGEFDTGNGHAMLVDDYGHHPSEVDVTIQAARSGWPDKRLVMIFQPHRYSRTRDLYDDFANVLEKVDVLVMLDVYAAGEKPIAGADGRSLCRTIRSRGKIDPIFVPDINKLPSTLANLLENNDLILTQGAGDVGKVAKKLADFELNIVKMKVTS; this is encoded by the coding sequence ATGTTAACAAAACAAAACCCGAACTTATCCGAATTACGTTCTATTGTCCCTGAAATGCGTCGAGTGAAAAGCATCCACTTTGTGGGGATTGGTGGCGCAGGCATGAGTGGGATTGCCGAAGTCTTATTGAATGAAGGGTATGAGATTAGTGGGTCAGATATGGCAGATAACGTCGTTACTGAACGCTTAAGATCTAAAGGTGCTACGATTTATTTTGGACACCAAGCCAGTAATATTGAAAAAGCAAGCGTCGTAGTAGTTTCGACCGCTATCTCTAGTGAAAATGCTGAGCTTATTGCGGCCAAAAAACTACGCATTCCTGTTGTTCGTAGAGCGGAAATGCTCGCAGAGTTAATGCGTTTTCGGCATGGTATTGCGGTTGCCGGAACTCATGGTAAAACCACGACCACGGCACTTGTGACTCAAATTTATTTTGAGGCAGGACTCGATCCAACGTTTGTAAATGGTGGCCTGGTAAAAAGTGCAGGTACTAATGCACGCTTAGGTTCAAGCCGATACTTAATTGCAGAAGCCGATGAAAGTGATGCGTCTTTTCTTCATTTGCAACCTATGGTGAGTATTGTCACCAACATTGAAGCTGACCATATGGATACTTATGGTGGCGACTTTGAAATCTTAAAACAAACCTTCATTGAGTTTTTGCATAACTTACCATTCTATGGTCAAGCGATTGTTTGTATCGATGATCCTGTTGTACGTGAATTAATTCCACGTATTAGCCGTCAAGTCATTACTTATGGTTTCTCAGAAGATGCAGATGTGAGAATTGTTAATTATCACCAAACAGGTCAACAAGGTAATTTTACCGTTATGCGTCAAGGACGAGCTGATCTTGATATTACGTTAAATATTCCGGGTAAACATAACGCATTGAATGCTTCCGCGGCGATAGCGGTTGCAACGGAAGATGATATTGCCGATCAAGCGATTATTCGAGCACTGGTTAGCACACAGGGAACAGGACGTCGTTTTGACCATCTTGGTGAATTTGATACGGGTAATGGTCATGCGATGTTAGTGGATGACTATGGACACCACCCTAGTGAAGTGGATGTGACCATTCAAGCGGCACGTTCGGGGTGGCCTGACAAACGATTGGTGATGATTTTCCAGCCACATCGTTATAGCCGGACTCGTGATCTTTATGATGACTTTGCTAATGTATTAGAAAAAGTGGATGTATTGGTTATGCTGGATGTTTATGCGGCGGGAGAGAAGCCGATAGCCGGTGCGGATGGCCGATCGTTATGTCGCACTATCCGTAGTCGTGGGAAAATTGACCCCATTTTTGTACCAGATATTAATAAATTACCCTCAACATTAGCTAATTTATTAGAAAATAATGATTTAATCTTGACGCAAGGGGCTGGTGATGTTGGTAAAGTAGCCAAAAAATTAGCCGATTTTGAACTTAATATCGTTAAGATGAAAGTCACGAGTTAG
- the ftsA gene encoding cell division protein FtsA: protein MTKTAEGNIVVGLDIGTATVSALVGEVLPDGQINIIGAGTSPSHGMDKGGVNDLESVVKSVQRAIDQAELMAECQITSVYLSLSGKHIASRIEKGMGAISEEEVSQDDMDRVIHTAKSIKIGEEQRILHVIPQEFTIDYQEGIKNPLGLSGVRMEVSVHLISCHNDMAKNIIKAVERCNLKVEQLIYSGLASSNAVITDDERELGVCVIDIGAGTMELSIWTGGALRHTKVFSYAGNAVTSDIAFAFGTPVSDAEEIKVKFGCALSELVSKDDTVNVPSVGGRPSRSLQRQTLAEVIEPRYTELMGMVNQTIDSVQAKLREDGIKHHLAAGVVLTGGASQIEGLVECAERVFRNQVRIGKPLEVRGLTDYVKEPYHSTAVGLLHYAKDSQFYDEGEYQHTTPKKHSGTSIAEFIQKLRNWIQKEF from the coding sequence ATGACGAAGACCGCAGAAGGAAACATTGTCGTTGGTCTGGATATTGGCACTGCAACGGTATCAGCATTAGTCGGCGAGGTCCTACCCGATGGACAAATTAACATTATTGGTGCTGGGACTAGCCCATCTCATGGGATGGATAAAGGCGGTGTAAACGATCTTGAATCGGTAGTGAAATCAGTGCAAAGAGCCATTGATCAAGCTGAGTTGATGGCTGAATGTCAGATCACAAGTGTTTACCTTTCTCTTTCAGGAAAACATATTGCTAGCCGAATTGAAAAAGGTATGGGCGCTATTTCTGAAGAAGAAGTATCCCAAGATGACATGGATAGAGTTATCCATACGGCAAAATCCATTAAAATTGGGGAAGAGCAGCGTATTTTGCATGTCATTCCTCAAGAGTTCACAATTGATTACCAAGAAGGGATAAAAAACCCACTTGGTTTATCTGGTGTTAGAATGGAAGTAAGCGTTCACCTAATTTCATGCCATAATGATATGGCAAAGAATATTATTAAAGCGGTTGAACGTTGTAATTTAAAAGTTGAGCAATTGATTTATTCAGGCTTAGCTTCAAGTAATGCCGTTATTACTGACGACGAGAGAGAACTGGGCGTTTGTGTCATTGACATCGGTGCCGGCACGATGGAATTATCGATTTGGACGGGTGGTGCGCTGCGTCACACAAAAGTATTCTCTTATGCAGGGAATGCCGTCACAAGTGATATCGCATTTGCATTTGGTACGCCTGTCAGCGATGCTGAAGAGATAAAAGTAAAATTTGGTTGCGCGCTGAGCGAATTAGTTAGTAAGGATGATACCGTTAATGTTCCAAGTGTTGGTGGCCGTCCTTCTCGGAGTTTGCAGCGTCAAACTTTAGCAGAAGTGATAGAACCCCGATATACTGAATTGATGGGTATGGTTAATCAAACTATTGATTCGGTTCAAGCAAAGTTGCGCGAAGATGGTATTAAGCATCATTTAGCGGCAGGTGTTGTTTTAACTGGTGGCGCGTCACAAATTGAAGGATTAGTGGAATGTGCAGAACGCGTATTCCGTAACCAAGTAAGAATTGGTAAACCCCTAGAAGTCAGAGGGTTAACTGACTACGTTAAAGAGCCATATCATTCAACGGCGGTTGGATTATTACATTACGCCAAAGACAGCCAGTTTTATGATGAGGGTGAATATCAGCACACGACGCCGAAGAAACATTCGGGAACATCGATTGCTGAATTCATTCAAAAGCTACGTAATTGGATACAAAAAGAGTTTTAA
- a CDS encoding cell division protein FtsQ/DivIB: MNITAEQPQKRQPLPSMPTKDQWSGGFFLLLVIVGISALIYSTFSWMTDEQRLPLSHLMVEGDLHHVSPKDVQIALASLSHIGTFMTQDVNELQKVLKTVPWVAQISIRKQWPDLVKVYIVEHKASAIWNGNALLNKSGDVFNGRPNDVIDNMVNLYGPDGSSEKVLDVWKLSSEKLAPLGRTITSVVLNERLAWQIILDNGIRLELGKDARDDRLNRFIKLYSRLGDKAEQVSYIDLRYDTGAAIGWIPDDDSAQERNK; the protein is encoded by the coding sequence ATGAATATTACGGCAGAGCAGCCGCAGAAGAGGCAGCCCCTACCATCAATGCCAACTAAAGACCAATGGAGTGGTGGTTTTTTTTTGTTATTGGTTATTGTTGGTATCTCTGCGTTAATTTATTCGACGTTTTCCTGGATGACTGATGAGCAGCGGTTACCCTTATCACACTTGATGGTTGAAGGTGATTTACATCATGTAAGTCCTAAAGATGTACAAATAGCTTTAGCAAGTTTGTCTCATATAGGGACATTTATGACTCAAGATGTGAACGAGCTTCAGAAAGTGTTAAAAACGGTTCCTTGGGTCGCTCAAATATCTATTCGCAAACAATGGCCTGATCTTGTGAAGGTTTATATTGTTGAACATAAAGCCTCTGCCATTTGGAATGGTAATGCTTTATTAAACAAATCAGGTGATGTGTTTAATGGACGTCCAAATGATGTCATTGATAATATGGTCAATTTATATGGACCAGATGGTTCCAGTGAAAAAGTGTTAGATGTTTGGAAATTAAGCAGTGAAAAGCTAGCACCATTAGGTCGCACTATTACTTCAGTGGTACTTAATGAACGCCTTGCATGGCAAATTATTTTAGACAATGGTATTCGTTTAGAGCTTGGTAAAGATGCTCGTGATGACCGTTTAAATCGATTTATAAAACTATACAGTCGCCTAGGTGACAAAGCTGAGCAAGTCAGCTATATCGATCTTCGATACGATACTGGAGCTGCCATTGGGTGGATTCCAGATGATGATTCAGCACAAGAGAGAAATAAATGA
- the mutT gene encoding 8-oxo-dGTP diphosphatase MutT, with the protein MARLHIVAGIILNEKKDQIFITKRPEKLHKGGFWEFPGGKVEADESAEQGLVRELQEEIDITAKKIELFEHFDFDYTDKSLTFDFFLVLSFDGNPYGKEGQEGKWVTIRDLKDYRFPEANEPVLEKVIKHFTC; encoded by the coding sequence ATGGCGCGTTTACACATTGTGGCAGGCATCATTTTAAATGAGAAAAAAGACCAAATTTTCATTACCAAGCGACCAGAGAAACTGCATAAAGGTGGTTTTTGGGAATTTCCTGGTGGCAAAGTTGAAGCAGATGAATCGGCAGAGCAAGGTTTGGTGAGAGAACTACAAGAAGAAATCGACATTACGGCTAAAAAAATCGAATTATTCGAACATTTTGATTTTGATTATACAGACAAAAGTTTAACGTTCGATTTCTTCCTTGTCTTGAGTTTCGACGGTAATCCGTATGGTAAAGAAGGGCAAGAAGGTAAGTGGGTTACCATTCGTGATTTAAAAGATTACCGCTTCCCAGAAGCAAATGAACCAGTATTAGAGAAAGTGATTAAGCATTTTACTTGCTAA
- a CDS encoding DUF721 domain-containing protein gives MRDHRPKLTQNLIEDSSLKKFTQHVSEILAINAALKTIISPNMLDYCRAANVRQSQLLIEVANASLQMKLNYERIRILSELRSAGFSKLVGIEFKVNPDLYRAESVKEKKKIYKYHELSQDAAHSMLMLSELASPKLKLRLESLARLANKPKK, from the coding sequence ATGCGAGACCATCGCCCCAAGCTGACACAAAATTTAATTGAAGACTCTAGCTTAAAAAAATTCACTCAACACGTCAGTGAAATATTAGCAATCAATGCTGCTTTAAAAACGATTATCTCTCCAAATATGTTGGATTATTGCCGAGCAGCAAATGTTAGACAAAGCCAATTATTAATCGAAGTGGCAAATGCCTCTCTTCAAATGAAGCTTAATTATGAACGGATTCGAATTTTATCGGAACTGCGCTCTGCTGGGTTTTCAAAATTAGTAGGGATCGAGTTTAAAGTGAATCCTGATTTATATCGTGCAGAGTCTGTAAAAGAAAAAAAGAAAATATATAAATACCATGAGTTAAGCCAAGATGCGGCTCATTCTATGTTGATGCTATCTGAACTTGCTTCACCTAAATTAAAGCTACGCCTTGAAAGCCTTGCTCGATTGGCAAATAAACCAAAAAAATAA
- the lpxC gene encoding UDP-3-O-acyl-N-acetylglucosamine deacetylase, whose product MIRQRTLKEMVKTTGVGLHSGRKVTLTLRPAPANTGIIYRRTDLNPPVDFPSDANSVRDTMLCTALVNDEGIRISTVEHLNAALAGMGIDNIIIEVDAPEIPIMDGSASPFVYLLQSAGVETLNAAKRFIRIKKPVRIEDGDKWAELVPYDGFRMDFEIEFNHPAIDSDEQHMLFDFSSQAFIKDISRARTFGFMRDIEYLQSQNLCLGGSFDCAIVLDEYRILNEEGLRFSNEFVTHKVLDAIGDLYMCGHSIVGELRAYKSGHALNNQLLRAVLADQEAWEWATFAEEVGSPVAFGDVLPNTVLA is encoded by the coding sequence ATGATTAGACAACGTACTTTAAAAGAAATGGTGAAAACGACTGGTGTGGGTCTCCACTCTGGCCGTAAAGTCACACTTACTCTACGTCCTGCACCCGCTAATACCGGTATCATTTATCGTCGTACGGATTTAAATCCACCAGTGGATTTTCCTTCAGATGCCAATTCAGTACGCGACACTATGTTATGTACTGCGTTAGTGAATGATGAAGGTATTCGTATTTCAACCGTTGAGCATTTAAATGCAGCGTTGGCTGGTATGGGTATCGATAATATTATTATCGAAGTCGATGCTCCTGAAATTCCAATCATGGATGGCAGTGCAAGCCCGTTTGTCTATTTATTACAATCAGCTGGCGTTGAAACCTTAAATGCTGCGAAGCGTTTTATTCGAATTAAAAAACCAGTACGTATTGAAGATGGTGATAAGTGGGCAGAACTTGTTCCTTACGACGGCTTCCGTATGGATTTTGAAATTGAATTTAATCACCCTGCGATTGATTCAGATGAGCAACATATGTTGTTTGATTTTTCATCTCAGGCATTTATTAAAGATATTTCTCGTGCTCGTACTTTTGGTTTTATGCGTGATATCGAGTATTTACAATCTCAGAACCTATGTTTAGGTGGTAGCTTTGATTGTGCTATCGTTTTAGATGAATATCGCATATTGAATGAAGAAGGCTTACGTTTTAGTAATGAATTTGTAACACATAAAGTCCTAGATGCTATTGGTGATCTCTACATGTGTGGTCACAGTATTGTTGGTGAACTCCGTGCTTACAAATCTGGACATGCATTAAATAACCAATTACTTCGTGCTGTTCTTGCTGATCAAGAAGCTTGGGAATGGGCGACTTTTGCCGAAGAAGTAGGCTCTCCAGTTGCATTTGGTGATGTTTTACCGAATACGGTCTTAGCTTAA